One part of the Leucobacter triazinivorans genome encodes these proteins:
- a CDS encoding 5-oxoprolinase subunit B family protein: MTLPDHARYTWGGDEFLVVEIAPDMSLEANFVSNSIAVGLEQRDLPGIVDICPANASLLIRFDPDELPHTELERAVRELETQVRQVSGGVLETRIIEVPVWYDDPYTRETAERFREGYHQDPSGTDLDYAAAVNGLADAQEFIRRHHERPWIVSMVGFVAGLPFLFQLAPQAEQLEVPKYLSPRTDTPPLTVGYGGCFTAHYSVRGAGGYQMLGIAPAPIYDPDRRLADFGDFSVLFRTGDIVKYRPIDEAEYREIQAQVDAGTYRYRQARVTFSLAEALADLEGHNRSLLEALDVA, encoded by the coding sequence ATGACCCTGCCAGATCATGCCCGATACACCTGGGGCGGCGACGAGTTCCTCGTCGTCGAGATCGCCCCGGACATGTCGCTCGAGGCCAACTTCGTGTCGAACTCGATCGCGGTCGGCCTCGAGCAGCGCGACCTGCCGGGGATCGTCGACATCTGCCCGGCCAACGCGTCGCTGCTGATCCGCTTCGATCCCGACGAGCTGCCCCACACCGAGCTGGAGCGTGCGGTGCGCGAGCTCGAGACGCAGGTGCGACAGGTCTCGGGCGGGGTGCTCGAGACCCGCATCATCGAGGTGCCGGTCTGGTACGACGATCCGTACACCCGCGAGACCGCCGAGCGGTTCCGTGAGGGGTATCATCAGGATCCCAGCGGCACCGACCTCGACTACGCCGCCGCGGTGAACGGGCTCGCCGATGCGCAGGAGTTCATCCGGAGGCACCACGAGCGGCCGTGGATCGTGTCGATGGTCGGATTCGTCGCGGGGCTGCCGTTCCTCTTCCAGCTCGCGCCCCAGGCGGAGCAGCTCGAGGTGCCGAAGTACCTGAGCCCCCGCACCGACACCCCGCCGCTGACCGTCGGATACGGCGGCTGCTTCACGGCCCACTACTCGGTGCGCGGGGCGGGCGGCTATCAGATGCTCGGGATCGCGCCCGCCCCCATCTACGACCCCGATCGGCGGCTCGCGGACTTCGGCGACTTCTCCGTGCTATTCCGCACCGGCGACATCGTGAAGTACCGGCCGATCGACGAGGCGGAGTACCGCGAGATCCAGGCCCAGGTCGACGCCGGAACCTACCGGTACCGGCAGGCGCGGGTCACCTTCTCGCTCGCCGAGGCCCTCGCCGACCTCGAAGGGCACAACCGCTCACTTCTGGAGGCACTCGATGTCGCTTGA
- a CDS encoding tautomerase family protein has protein sequence MPLVNVKMFEHRLQQDPGLAQRLAVAIDEVVAEHCSAPDGTRPDTWVTVEGVPREQWTFNGETR, from the coding sequence GTGCCGCTCGTGAACGTGAAGATGTTCGAGCATCGCCTGCAGCAGGATCCCGGGCTCGCGCAGCGCCTCGCGGTCGCGATCGACGAGGTCGTGGCCGAGCACTGCAGTGCTCCCGACGGGACGCGGCCCGACACCTGGGTGACGGTCGAGGGGGTGCCGCGCGAACAGTGGACCTTCAACGGCGAGACGCGCTGA
- a CDS encoding acetyl-CoA carboxylase, which translates to MSTQVIAPIPGIFYRRPAPDKAPFVEVGDTVEAGQTIGVIEIMKQFTEVRSESAGVIRSFDVEDNGMVGPGDVIATIEAGEA; encoded by the coding sequence ATGAGTACACAGGTCATCGCGCCCATCCCGGGCATCTTCTACCGCCGACCCGCACCCGACAAGGCCCCCTTCGTCGAGGTCGGCGACACGGTCGAGGCCGGGCAGACCATCGGCGTCATCGAGATCATGAAGCAGTTCACCGAGGTGCGCAGCGAGAGCGCGGGGGTGATCCGGTCCTTCGACGTCGAGGACAACGGCATGGTCGGCCCCGGCGACGTGATCGCCACGATCGAGGCGGGCGAGGCATGA
- a CDS encoding biotin-dependent carboxyltransferase family protein, whose translation MSLEIITPGLATTVQDRGRFGYYRFGIPQGGAMDQYSAAIGNRLVGNTPEEAVLECTYLGPKLVTDADAVIAVTGAPVDVLVNGEPAPQHERLELRAGDELSFGVIRGGAKFFIAIAGGIDVPLALGSRSTYPIGRIGGVDGRALAAGDVLPVGARAEEALPRVERISDDLLPSYDQQVEVRVMLGLYDHKLTDAGLRNLIEAEWTLTPVADRMGLRFDGPGAAWKEEAQPFGAGQDPSNITDAGYPVGSIQIPGGTQPIVLHYDAVSGGGYAQAATVISADMDLFARMSPGARVRFVPVTMEEALAARAERRARLARVWS comes from the coding sequence ATGTCGCTTGAGATCATCACCCCCGGGCTCGCGACCACGGTGCAGGACCGCGGGCGCTTCGGCTACTACCGCTTCGGCATTCCGCAGGGCGGCGCGATGGACCAGTACTCGGCAGCCATCGGCAACCGGCTCGTCGGGAACACCCCGGAGGAGGCCGTGCTCGAGTGCACGTACCTCGGACCCAAGCTGGTCACCGACGCAGACGCGGTCATCGCGGTGACCGGAGCGCCGGTCGACGTGCTCGTCAACGGCGAGCCGGCCCCGCAGCACGAGCGGCTGGAGCTGCGCGCCGGCGACGAGCTGTCGTTCGGAGTCATCCGAGGCGGCGCGAAGTTCTTCATCGCGATCGCGGGCGGCATCGACGTGCCCCTGGCCCTCGGGTCGCGTTCCACCTACCCCATCGGCCGCATCGGCGGCGTCGACGGGCGAGCGCTCGCCGCGGGAGACGTGCTGCCCGTGGGCGCCCGCGCGGAGGAGGCGCTGCCGCGGGTCGAGCGGATCTCGGACGACCTGCTGCCGAGCTACGACCAGCAGGTCGAGGTGCGCGTGATGCTGGGGCTCTACGACCACAAGCTCACCGATGCGGGACTGCGGAACCTCATCGAGGCCGAGTGGACGCTCACCCCGGTGGCCGACCGTATGGGGCTGCGCTTCGACGGGCCGGGGGCCGCCTGGAAAGAGGAGGCGCAGCCGTTCGGCGCCGGCCAGGACCCCTCCAACATCACCGATGCCGGGTATCCCGTCGGATCGATCCAGATCCCGGGCGGCACGCAGCCCATCGTGCTCCACTACGACGCGGTCTCCGGCGGCGGGTACGCGCAGGCGGCCACCGTCATCAGCGCCGACATGGATCTCTTCGCCAGGATGTCGCCGGGAGCTCGGGTGCGCTTCGTGCCGGTCACGATGGAGGAGGCGCTCGCGGCGCGTGCCGAGCGGCGCGCGCGGCTCGCGCGGGTGTGGTCGTGA
- a CDS encoding acetyl-CoA carboxylase biotin carboxylase subunit: MVKKLLIANRGEIAVRVIRAAREMGIATVAVVSEADRGSNAERLADESVVIGPAPAGLSYLNHDAVLAAAAQTGADAIHPGYGFLSENADFARKVIDAGYTWVGPDPETILLMGDKSRARQAAIDAGVPVLAGTDGVLDLTGDIEAVADGIGYPLVVKASAGGGGRGIRRIDSRAEVRATVEVARAEALAAFNSNEVYFERFVTRARHVEVQILGDGETWVHLGDRDCSMQRRQQKVIEEAPAPGLPDHLRRRMRDTSVELARQSRYAGAGTVEFLYDPDRQEIAFIEMNTRLQVEHPISEAIAGIDLVREQLRVAAGEKLGYTQDDISFQGHAFEFRINAEDPDNRFMPSPGRIDALELSGGPGVRSDFGFSAGQTVMPFYDSLLGKLIVWDEDRERALARSARALAEIEITGIKSTVPLMRRLIALDDFAAARHHTTYIESVPGLLGEPV, from the coding sequence ATCGTGAAGAAGCTGCTGATCGCCAACCGGGGCGAGATCGCCGTGCGCGTCATCCGAGCCGCGCGTGAGATGGGCATCGCCACGGTCGCTGTGGTGAGCGAGGCCGACCGCGGCTCGAACGCGGAACGGCTGGCCGACGAGTCCGTCGTCATCGGCCCGGCGCCCGCGGGCCTGAGCTACCTCAATCACGACGCGGTGCTCGCCGCCGCGGCGCAGACCGGCGCCGACGCGATCCACCCGGGCTACGGCTTCCTGTCTGAGAACGCCGACTTCGCCCGCAAGGTCATCGACGCCGGGTACACGTGGGTGGGTCCCGATCCGGAGACCATCCTGCTGATGGGCGACAAGTCGCGTGCGCGTCAGGCCGCGATCGACGCCGGCGTGCCGGTGCTCGCCGGCACCGACGGGGTGCTCGACCTCACCGGCGATATCGAGGCCGTGGCCGACGGCATCGGCTACCCGCTCGTCGTGAAGGCCTCCGCCGGCGGCGGCGGCCGCGGCATCCGGCGCATCGACTCCCGCGCTGAGGTCCGGGCCACCGTCGAGGTGGCGCGCGCCGAGGCGCTCGCCGCCTTCAACTCCAACGAGGTCTACTTCGAGCGATTCGTCACCCGCGCGCGTCACGTCGAGGTGCAGATCCTCGGAGACGGCGAGACCTGGGTGCATCTGGGCGACCGGGACTGCTCGATGCAGCGCCGCCAGCAGAAGGTCATCGAAGAGGCGCCCGCGCCGGGCCTGCCGGATCACCTGCGCCGGCGCATGCGCGACACCTCGGTCGAGCTGGCACGCCAGTCCCGCTACGCGGGGGCCGGCACCGTCGAGTTCCTCTACGACCCCGATCGTCAGGAGATCGCGTTCATCGAGATGAACACGCGCCTGCAGGTGGAGCACCCCATCAGCGAGGCCATCGCGGGGATCGACCTCGTGCGCGAGCAGCTGCGCGTCGCGGCGGGCGAGAAACTCGGATACACGCAGGACGACATCTCGTTCCAGGGGCACGCCTTCGAGTTCCGCATCAACGCCGAGGATCCCGACAACCGGTTCATGCCGAGCCCCGGCCGCATCGACGCTCTGGAGCTCTCGGGGGGGCCCGGGGTGCGCAGCGACTTCGGCTTCTCCGCCGGTCAGACGGTGATGCCGTTCTACGACTCGCTGCTCGGCAAGCTGATCGTGTGGGACGAGGATCGCGAGCGGGCGCTGGCCCGCTCGGCCCGCGCGCTCGCCGAGATCGAGATCACGGGCATCAAGAGCACCGTGCCGCTCATGCGGCGCCTCATCGCGCTCGACGACTTCGCCGCGGCGCGCCACCACACGACCTACATCGAGTCCGTGCCCGGCCTGTTGGGAGAGCCAGTATGA
- a CDS encoding energy-coupling factor ABC transporter ATP-binding protein yields MIEFQHAAVVAPTAEGATTILHPTSLALAERRISIIGANGSGKSTLARLINGVVEPSSGSVAISSGSERLDSVSNGAAVRREVGFVFSNPDAQLIMPTAAEDVALSLRRTHRDKRERRRAALATLERFGLAALAERSVHTLSGGQKQLLAIASVLATDPAILVADEPTTLLDLRNARLIGDLLLSLPQQVVLVTHDLELAARADRTLVVDAGRVVFDGAPVEAVAHYRALSEALS; encoded by the coding sequence GTGATCGAGTTCCAGCACGCAGCCGTCGTGGCGCCCACGGCCGAGGGCGCCACGACGATCCTGCATCCCACTTCGCTCGCACTCGCGGAGCGCCGCATCTCGATCATCGGCGCCAACGGTTCCGGCAAATCGACGCTCGCGCGTCTGATCAACGGCGTCGTCGAGCCCTCGTCGGGCAGCGTGGCGATCAGCTCCGGATCGGAACGCCTCGACTCGGTCTCGAACGGCGCCGCCGTGCGGCGGGAGGTGGGGTTCGTCTTCTCGAATCCCGACGCCCAGCTCATCATGCCGACCGCCGCGGAGGATGTGGCCCTGTCGCTGCGCCGCACGCACCGCGATAAGCGCGAGCGGCGCCGGGCTGCGCTCGCAACCCTCGAGCGCTTCGGCCTCGCTGCGCTCGCCGAACGCAGCGTGCACACGCTCTCCGGCGGCCAGAAGCAGTTGCTCGCGATCGCCTCGGTGCTGGCCACCGACCCGGCGATCCTCGTCGCCGATGAGCCCACGACGCTGCTCGACCTGCGCAACGCCCGGTTGATCGGCGATCTGCTGCTGTCGCTGCCGCAGCAGGTGGTGCTCGTCACCCACGATCTCGAACTCGCTGCGCGGGCCGATCGCACGCTCGTCGTCGACGCGGGACGCGTGGTGTTCGACGGGGCGCCGGTCGAGGCGGTTGCGCACTACCGGGCGCTGAGCGAGGCGCTGTCGTGA
- a CDS encoding SseB family protein, which translates to MARDDAPQTPETPGTPDASAAPGNSEQPGASAHAEHPQIPDDVHADYANEGVREALRALQQTPDYTHLAAFLEALRHGYLVVDVTGAPSKRKGHRVRTIRSTTGQLVLPLFTSMDELRAVVPAGRRDELRGAVMPAREALALITSDRFVAAEFDKASAALVMLRKYIALAAGDESVTAETLEALR; encoded by the coding sequence ATGGCTCGAGACGACGCACCGCAGACCCCTGAGACCCCAGGGACCCCCGATGCATCCGCGGCCCCCGGCAACTCGGAGCAGCCCGGAGCCTCGGCACACGCCGAGCATCCTCAGATCCCCGACGACGTGCACGCCGACTACGCGAACGAGGGCGTGCGCGAGGCGCTGCGAGCGCTGCAGCAGACGCCCGACTACACGCACCTCGCGGCGTTCCTCGAGGCGCTGCGGCACGGGTACCTCGTCGTCGACGTGACGGGCGCCCCGTCGAAGCGGAAGGGGCATCGCGTGCGCACGATCCGCTCGACGACGGGTCAGCTCGTGCTGCCGCTCTTCACCTCGATGGACGAGCTGCGCGCGGTGGTGCCCGCGGGCCGCCGTGACGAGCTGCGCGGCGCGGTCATGCCCGCGCGGGAAGCACTCGCGCTGATCACCTCGGACCGCTTCGTCGCCGCGGAGTTCGACAAGGCATCGGCCGCCCTCGTGATGCTGCGCAAGTACATCGCGCTCGCGGCCGGAGACGAGTCGGTCACGGCCGAGACGCTCGAAGCGCTGCGGTAG
- a CDS encoding HdeD family acid-resistance protein, which translates to MTTPETNTLQRAGDGLRVALGVGGLIAVALGLFVLFAPGSSAKIALTATAVLLGIYAVIVGVVYLGTSIFSRTLGGWARTGHILLGLLYIIGGAIMMSNLFMTGVVIAVFIAITIGVLWLLEGIMAFTVLKSSENKVWTVIYAVISILAGITMMFTPMMGATVLWLLLGISMVVLGVVQVVRAFTLKPAV; encoded by the coding sequence ATGACGACCCCCGAAACGAACACGCTGCAGCGAGCCGGCGACGGTCTCCGTGTCGCCCTCGGAGTCGGCGGCCTCATCGCGGTCGCGCTCGGCCTGTTCGTGCTCTTCGCCCCCGGATCCTCGGCGAAGATCGCGCTGACCGCCACCGCCGTCCTCCTCGGGATCTACGCGGTGATCGTCGGCGTCGTCTACCTCGGCACCTCGATCTTCTCGCGCACGCTCGGAGGGTGGGCGCGCACCGGTCACATCCTGCTCGGCCTGCTCTACATCATCGGCGGCGCCATCATGATGTCCAATCTCTTCATGACGGGCGTGGTCATCGCGGTGTTCATCGCGATCACCATCGGCGTGCTGTGGCTCCTCGAGGGCATCATGGCGTTCACCGTGCTGAAGTCGAGCGAGAACAAGGTCTGGACCGTGATCTACGCGGTGATCAGCATCCTCGCCGGCATCACGATGATGTTCACGCCGATGATGGGCGCGACGGTGCTCTGGCTGCTCCTCGGCATCTCGATGGTGGTGCTTGGCGTGGTGCAGGTGGTGCGCGCCTTCACGCTGAAGCCCGCGGTCTAG
- a CDS encoding biotin transporter BioY — protein MSNPETAADENHADQRTGAPAAEATAAPASTAAPSPASARPKRTNAATDLALIATFAAFIAVCAILPAITIAGPVPFTLQTFAILLTGAVLGARRGFLAAALYLAIGAIGLPVFAGGAAGLAPFAGPTVGYLLSFPLAAAATGAIVSRIPRRGVTLGALLIFLAALVGVVVNHGLGILGLVWRADMTFGQAALADLVFLPGDVVKALLAAVIAAAVHRAFPALLPRRSRG, from the coding sequence ATGTCGAACCCTGAGACCGCAGCCGACGAGAATCACGCAGACCAGCGGACCGGTGCACCCGCTGCCGAGGCCACCGCTGCGCCGGCATCCACCGCTGCGCCGTCGCCCGCCTCCGCGCGCCCGAAGCGCACGAACGCCGCCACGGACCTCGCGCTCATCGCCACCTTCGCGGCGTTCATCGCCGTGTGCGCGATCCTGCCCGCGATCACCATCGCCGGCCCGGTGCCGTTCACGCTCCAGACCTTCGCGATCCTGCTGACCGGCGCCGTGCTCGGAGCGCGCCGCGGCTTCCTCGCGGCTGCGCTCTATCTCGCCATCGGCGCGATCGGGCTGCCCGTCTTCGCGGGCGGCGCCGCGGGCCTCGCCCCGTTCGCCGGCCCCACGGTCGGGTATCTCCTCTCCTTCCCCCTCGCCGCTGCCGCCACCGGCGCCATCGTGAGCAGGATCCCGCGGCGCGGCGTCACGCTCGGCGCACTGCTCATCTTCCTCGCCGCGCTCGTCGGCGTCGTGGTGAACCACGGACTCGGCATCCTGGGCCTGGTCTGGCGCGCCGACATGACGTTCGGCCAGGCGGCACTCGCCGATCTCGTCTTCCTCCCGGGCGACGTCGTCAAGGCCCTGCTCGCCGCCGTCATCGCCGCCGCCGTGCACCGCGCCTTCCCCGCACTGCTCCCCCGCCGCTCGCGGGGCTGA
- a CDS encoding energy-coupling factor transporter transmembrane component T family protein: protein MTAVSPLGAYRPGTGLLHRLRPGAKLLGLFGFAIAVVWTGGVTVTAVWLGIAVALAILAGLRGRDLWRVARRFALVAIPLFAFQAWQQGWERGFEVVGDLFTLILAASAVTASTAIEDMIDTITWALAPLRRVGVEPERVALSFSLVIRAIPSILGIAGETREAARARGLGRDPRALLVPFVLRTVAHAQTTGEALAARGIGEE from the coding sequence GTGACCGCGGTCTCCCCTCTGGGTGCATACCGGCCCGGTACCGGGCTGCTGCACCGGCTGCGCCCAGGCGCCAAGCTGCTCGGACTGTTCGGATTCGCGATCGCGGTGGTGTGGACCGGCGGCGTCACCGTCACCGCGGTCTGGCTCGGGATCGCCGTCGCCCTCGCGATCCTCGCCGGCCTGCGCGGGCGCGACCTCTGGCGCGTGGCCCGGCGATTTGCGCTGGTGGCGATCCCGCTCTTCGCCTTCCAGGCATGGCAGCAGGGGTGGGAGCGCGGCTTCGAGGTGGTCGGCGACCTCTTCACGCTGATCCTCGCCGCGAGCGCCGTCACCGCCAGCACCGCGATCGAGGACATGATCGACACGATCACGTGGGCGCTCGCTCCGCTGCGCCGCGTCGGGGTCGAGCCGGAGCGCGTGGCACTCTCGTTCTCGCTCGTGATCCGCGCGATCCCGAGCATTCTCGGGATCGCCGGCGAGACCCGCGAGGCTGCCCGCGCGCGCGGACTCGGGCGCGACCCTCGAGCGCTGCTCGTGCCGTTCGTGCTGCGCACGGTGGCGCACGCGCAGACGACGGGCGAGGCGCTGGCCGCGCGAGGCATCGGCGAGGAGTAG
- a CDS encoding CHY zinc finger protein, protein MRVLGAVVDDETRCVHYRGPTDVIAMRFACCGEYFPCLHCHEECATPAHPIERWTAQDLERRAVLCGPCGHELRIAEYLAVDRCPVCAAPFNPGCRLHHEAYFDFPRQPEHG, encoded by the coding sequence ATGCGCGTGCTCGGAGCCGTCGTCGACGACGAGACGAGGTGCGTCCACTACCGCGGGCCCACCGACGTGATCGCCATGCGCTTCGCGTGCTGCGGCGAGTACTTCCCCTGCTTGCACTGCCACGAAGAGTGCGCGACGCCGGCGCATCCGATCGAGCGGTGGACGGCCCAGGATCTCGAACGCAGGGCGGTGCTCTGCGGCCCGTGCGGCCATGAGCTGCGTATCGCGGAGTACCTCGCCGTCGACCGTTGCCCGGTCTGCGCGGCCCCGTTCAACCCGGGATGCCGCCTGCACCACGAGGCCTACTTCGACTTTCCCCGACAGCCCGAGCACGGATAG
- a CDS encoding helix-turn-helix domain-containing protein, producing the protein MRVADLLTEHSLQLRLETPTGPKRLGQEIVRCAPTEHLDPTPFLDANVLLLTSGIGMNFTEQSIWDGYVERLARVPVSALAFAVGTAHATLPRGLVTACTSHDLPLLEVPTTVPLLKIDQHVENMLQAERIQLLNRGWKLADECARLASRGADIATLLATVYAALEVPIAVYDAFDSLIAQYPETVTWRTGPARTAQPDVLNVTLPMGLSNPCQLAVRLHRSAAEAESLLAPVTSILALHLNRSVAVDAGKHQDMLRFVNRCVAWSESTRSDVANAFHELGLSRRAESALVVADMSGEHAAASWKLRVALHDAFHDVRVAELDERLIAVAQFPREGFPEAAEQLLRTRPDLPLVFRGPTRTIDELRIALVHALDLVRHTDVPVVAPALGLSAVVAAAAGRGARESAEHFLAPLIAHDGQRTTELLPTLRAWLRNDAQPSRTCDELFIHRNSLSYRLRRIEQILGLSLDTLDGKATCLMALRLVELEPY; encoded by the coding sequence ATGCGCGTCGCCGATCTGCTGACCGAGCACTCCCTCCAGCTCCGCCTGGAGACCCCCACCGGTCCGAAGCGGCTCGGACAGGAGATCGTGCGCTGCGCGCCCACCGAGCATCTCGATCCCACGCCCTTCCTGGACGCGAACGTGCTGCTGCTCACCTCGGGGATCGGCATGAACTTCACGGAGCAGAGCATCTGGGACGGCTATGTCGAGCGCCTCGCGCGCGTGCCGGTCTCCGCGCTCGCGTTCGCGGTGGGCACGGCGCACGCCACCCTCCCCAGGGGCCTCGTCACCGCGTGCACGAGCCACGACCTCCCCCTGCTCGAGGTGCCGACGACCGTGCCGCTGCTCAAGATCGATCAGCACGTGGAGAACATGCTGCAGGCCGAGCGGATCCAGCTGCTCAACCGCGGCTGGAAGCTCGCCGACGAGTGCGCCAGGCTGGCGAGCCGCGGGGCGGACATCGCGACGCTGCTCGCCACCGTCTACGCGGCGCTGGAGGTGCCGATCGCGGTCTACGACGCCTTCGACTCGCTCATCGCCCAGTATCCCGAGACCGTGACCTGGCGCACCGGCCCGGCTCGCACCGCGCAGCCCGACGTGCTGAACGTGACCCTGCCGATGGGGCTGAGCAATCCGTGCCAGCTGGCCGTGCGGCTGCACCGCTCGGCGGCAGAGGCGGAGTCGCTGCTCGCACCGGTGACCTCGATCCTCGCGCTCCATCTCAATCGCTCGGTCGCGGTCGACGCGGGCAAGCACCAGGACATGCTGCGCTTCGTCAACCGCTGCGTCGCCTGGTCGGAGTCGACCCGCAGCGATGTCGCCAACGCGTTCCACGAGCTCGGCCTCAGCCGCCGCGCGGAGTCGGCGCTCGTGGTCGCCGACATGAGCGGCGAGCACGCGGCGGCCTCCTGGAAGCTGCGCGTGGCGCTGCACGACGCCTTTCACGACGTGCGCGTCGCCGAACTCGACGAGCGCCTGATCGCCGTGGCGCAGTTCCCGCGCGAGGGCTTCCCCGAGGCGGCTGAGCAGCTGCTCCGCACCCGGCCCGATCTGCCCCTCGTCTTCCGCGGCCCCACGCGCACGATCGACGAGCTGCGCATCGCACTCGTGCACGCCCTCGACCTGGTGCGGCACACCGACGTGCCCGTGGTGGCCCCGGCGCTCGGCCTCAGCGCCGTCGTCGCCGCTGCGGCGGGACGGGGCGCGCGCGAGTCGGCCGAGCACTTCCTCGCCCCGCTCATCGCCCACGACGGGCAGCGCACCACCGAGCTGCTGCCCACGCTCCGTGCCTGGTTGCGCAACGACGCTCAGCCGTCGCGCACCTGCGACGAGCTGTTCATCCACCGCAATTCGCTCAGCTACCGGCTGCGCCGCATCGAGCAGATCCTCGGCCTGTCCCTCGACACCCTCGACGGCAAGGCGACCTGCCTCATGGCACTGCGGCTGGTGGAGCTCGAGCCGTACTAG
- the pxpA gene encoding 5-oxoprolinase subunit PxpA, translated as MTARRGDAISVNSDMGEAFGLHTFGNDPALMGIIDVANVACGFHSGDPGAMETTVALAQQHGVRVGAHPGLPDLVGFGRREMRLSPQEVEDLIRYQVGALSGFLRKHDLPLNHIKPHGSLYGMLARDEELMAGAVRVAEDYGVPVFGIAGSAHQRAAERAGVAFVGELYVDLDYDADGGLIILRQPHATDPAKAAETARRALVDGVVVTVAGTELPIEFGSICVHSDTPNAAEVAAAVRAVVDDA; from the coding sequence ATGACAGCACGACGCGGTGATGCGATCTCAGTGAACTCCGACATGGGCGAGGCGTTTGGCCTGCACACCTTCGGCAACGACCCGGCGCTCATGGGCATCATCGACGTCGCCAACGTCGCCTGCGGGTTCCACTCCGGCGATCCGGGCGCCATGGAGACGACCGTCGCCCTCGCGCAGCAGCACGGCGTGCGCGTCGGCGCGCACCCGGGGCTGCCGGATCTCGTCGGCTTCGGGCGACGCGAGATGCGGCTCTCGCCGCAGGAGGTGGAAGACCTCATCCGGTATCAGGTGGGCGCCCTCAGCGGCTTCCTCAGGAAGCACGATCTCCCGCTCAACCACATCAAGCCGCACGGCTCGCTCTACGGCATGCTCGCACGGGACGAGGAGCTCATGGCCGGCGCGGTGCGCGTGGCCGAGGACTACGGCGTGCCGGTCTTCGGGATCGCCGGATCCGCCCACCAGCGCGCTGCCGAGCGCGCCGGCGTCGCGTTCGTCGGCGAGCTCTACGTCGATCTCGACTACGACGCCGACGGCGGACTCATCATCCTGCGGCAGCCGCACGCGACGGATCCGGCCAAGGCAGCCGAGACCGCCCGCCGCGCGCTCGTGGACGGCGTCGTCGTGACCGTCGCCGGCACCGAGCTGCCGATCGAGTTCGGCAGCATCTGCGTGCACTCGGACACCCCGAACGCCGCCGAGGTCGCCGCTGCCGTGCGCGCGGTCGTCGACGACGCGTAG